The following coding sequences lie in one Sphingobium sp. KCTC 72723 genomic window:
- the prsR gene encoding PEP-CTERM-box response regulator transcription factor, producing MSDTRPKLLIVEDDPGLQRQLRWAYEDYQLFIAGDRDEAIEMLRAETPDVVTLDLGLPPDPDGTSEGFATLADILRIKPDTKVIVASGHGARESALEAIAGGAYDFYQKPVDIDELGMIVRRAFHVHALERENARLAEAAPQDNRVLGRLISAAPEMMKVARTIERVASAQVSVLLLGASGTGKELLAQGLHDASPRRDKGFVAINCAAIPETLLESELFGHEKGAFTGAIRTTPGKIELAQGGTLFLDEVGDIPLTLQVKLLRFLQERVIERVGGRQPIAVDTRIVCATHQNLEEMIAAGQFREDLYYRLAEIIIRIPALKDRPGDPALLARHFLTRFARDMNPTVKGLAPDALAALDGWGWPGNVRELENRMKRAVIMADGKLVTAADLDLDDERGAGSDVVNLKAAREMADRRAIRRAIARTDGNISGAAKILGISRPTLYDLLKQYQMQGQMPGQGA from the coding sequence ATGAGCGACACCCGCCCCAAATTGCTGATCGTGGAGGATGATCCGGGCCTTCAGCGCCAGTTGCGCTGGGCCTATGAGGATTATCAGCTGTTCATCGCGGGCGACCGCGACGAAGCGATCGAGATGTTGCGCGCGGAAACGCCCGATGTCGTCACGCTCGACCTTGGCCTGCCGCCGGACCCTGACGGCACGAGCGAAGGCTTTGCCACGCTGGCCGACATATTGCGGATCAAGCCCGATACCAAAGTGATCGTCGCGTCCGGCCATGGCGCACGCGAAAGCGCGCTCGAAGCCATTGCGGGCGGCGCGTACGACTTTTATCAAAAGCCGGTCGACATCGACGAGCTGGGCATGATCGTCCGCCGCGCGTTCCACGTCCATGCGCTGGAACGGGAAAATGCCCGCCTTGCCGAAGCTGCGCCACAGGATAACCGGGTGCTGGGCCGCCTGATCAGCGCCGCGCCTGAAATGATGAAGGTCGCCCGCACCATCGAACGGGTCGCCAGCGCGCAAGTCTCCGTCCTGCTGCTGGGCGCCAGCGGCACGGGCAAGGAATTGCTGGCGCAGGGGCTGCATGACGCCAGCCCGCGCCGGGACAAGGGCTTTGTCGCGATCAATTGCGCCGCCATTCCCGAAACCCTGCTCGAATCCGAACTGTTCGGCCATGAAAAGGGCGCGTTCACTGGCGCGATCAGGACGACGCCGGGCAAGATCGAACTGGCGCAGGGTGGCACGCTGTTTCTGGATGAGGTCGGCGACATTCCGCTCACCCTGCAAGTCAAGCTGCTGCGCTTTTTGCAGGAACGGGTGATCGAACGGGTCGGCGGTCGTCAGCCGATCGCGGTGGACACCCGCATAGTCTGCGCCACGCACCAGAATCTGGAGGAGATGATCGCGGCGGGCCAGTTTCGCGAAGACCTCTATTACCGCCTCGCCGAAATCATCATCCGCATCCCCGCGCTCAAGGACCGCCCCGGCGACCCTGCCCTGCTCGCACGGCATTTCCTGACCCGCTTTGCGCGGGACATGAACCCGACGGTCAAGGGGCTGGCCCCCGATGCGCTCGCCGCGCTCGACGGCTGGGGCTGGCCGGGCAATGTGCGCGAACTGGAAAACCGCATGAAGCGCGCGGTCATCATGGCCGATGGCAAGCTGGTGACGGCGGCTGACCTCGACCTCGACGATGAACGGGGGGCCGGGAGCGATGTCGTCAACCTGAAGGCCGCGCGCGAAATGGCAGATCGCCGCGCCATCCGCCGCGCCATTGCCCGCACCGACGGCAATATATCGGGCGCGGCCAAGATTTTGGGGATCAGCCGCCCGACCCTC